Proteins encoded together in one Lathyrus oleraceus cultivar Zhongwan6 chromosome 5, CAAS_Psat_ZW6_1.0, whole genome shotgun sequence window:
- the LOC127080630 gene encoding uncharacterized protein LOC127080630, protein MEDGETITDMQNRFSHLINQLNALGRTTPNDVATNKILRYLNRNWLPKVTAIKEANDLRTSDMATLFGKLQEHEQELMSLDKNKKSLKKEKKEKKEKVKDTERKFIALKTSRYNSSTNDACESGSSDDGKDLNADMRLFVRRKVGHYKTDCPLLKKYKGKDKHHNKYSKVRRAYIAWESDSESSSNDKSSDEEENTNLCLTVHRKKKKNVSHSKYDHVDKMYYCDLKNAFSTLHNEAKEAFKRLASNNKIFCNLEKKISDSEKELETLKKSMIEVTKGKTEDDKGFWFGWSRCETCHIWQREVRTLRAKLDKALQPKVAFAIDISHFRSDMNNPYQKYTYVVECLEDTERTWILDSGC, encoded by the exons atggaGGATGGTGAAACCATTACCGATATGCAAAATCgattttctcatctaatcaatcAGTTAAATGCTCTTGGTAGAACtacccctaatgatgttgctactaataaaatcttaagataTCTTAACAGGAATTGGCTACCAAAGGTCACCGCgattaaggaagccaatgatctaagaacatCGGACATGGCAACATTGTTTGGCAAActtcaagagcatgagcaagagctcatgaGCCTTGATAAAAATAAGAAGAGTCTAAAGAAGgaaaagaaggaaaagaaggagAAAGTTAAGGACACCGAAAGAAAGTTTATCGCTTTAAAAACTTCAAGATATAATTCATCCACCAATGATGCGTGTGAGAGTGGATCAAGTGATGACGGTAAAGATTTGAATGCAGACATGAGGCTATTTGTAAGGAG AAAGGTCGGTCATTATAAGACGGATTGTCCCTTGCTGAAGAAATACAAAGGAAAAGACAAACATCACAATAAATATAGCAAAGTtagaagagcatacattgcaTGGGAGAGTGATAGTGAGTCCTCAAGCAATGataaatcaagtgatgaagaagaaaacACCAATCTTTGTCTTACAGTTCATcgaaagaagaaaaagaatgtaagtcattctaaatatgatcatgttgataAAATGTATTATTGTGATTTGAAAAAtgcctttagtactctacacaatgAGGCCAAGGAAGCTTTCAAACGCCTAGCCTCAAATAATAAAATTTTCTGCAATTTAGAAAAGAAGATTTCTGATtccgaaaaggaattagaaaccCTCAAAAAATCAATGATAGAGGTTACTAAAGGCAAAACTGAAGATGATAAGGGATTTTGGTTTGGATGGTCCAGATGTGAAACCtgtcacatttggcaaagagaGGTTAGAACTCTTCGAGCCAAATTAGACaaggctttacaacctaaagttGCCTTTGCTATTGATATATCACATTTTAGAAGTGACATGAATAATCCTTATCAAAAATACACTTATGTG gtggaatgtcTTGAGGATACAGAGAGAACATGGattctcgatagtggatgctaA